Genomic segment of Mycobacteriales bacterium:
CGGGCGGCCCGGCTGCAGCGGGGCCTCGGGCTCGGCTCGTCGCTGAACGCGATGGACGGCTACCTCCGCGGCGGCGTCGACACCCTGTCGGCGGTCGCGCAGCGTCGATTCGGCATCGCGCCGCCGCCCGGACTGGAGCGGGATCTGGCCGCGGTCAAACGGCTGCTCGAGCCGTCGACGTACGACGTCTTCACGCCGGGGGACGCGTGCCCGGACAACAACCTGCTCACCCCGGACGGGGTGCGCTTCCTCGACTTCGAATTCTCCGGCTGCTATTCGCTGTTCCTCGACGCGGCCTACACCGTGGCGCCGTTCCCGACCTGCTGGTGCGTGCTCGACACTCCGCCGACGGTGACGGCGCGGGTGGTCGATGCATACCGCGAACAAATCATGACGTCGTTCCCCGAGGTCGCAAACGCGCGAGTCTGGGAGGACGGTGTCGCGCGTGCCTGCGGGCTGTGGACGGCGACGCAGGTCCGCGCACTTCTTCGCACGCCGCCCGGCGACCTGACGGCCGGTGCGTACGACGGTCAGAGTACCCACTTCCCCGGCTACGCCGTACGGTGCAGGTTCCGGCTCGACCGCTTCCTCATGATGGCGGGGACGAGCATTCCGTCCTTCACCGCGCTGATGCGGGAGATCCGCGACCGGCTCATCGCCGAGTCGGGCGACGAGCAACTGAGGATGCCGGTCTATCCGGCGTTCCGCACCGACTCTTCAATTTGACCTCCTCCGCTGCGTACGCAATCTTTGACGACTCCTGTTTCAGCGACCCTCCCGGAGGCAGCCGATGACGACGACCTCAGAGGCCGGGCAACCGCAAGGGGAAGGGGTGCTTGCAGGGCTCGACTCGCAGCCCACGACCTCCTTCTACTGGTACCTCGCGGTGCTGTCCTGCATCGGCGGTTTCCTCTTCGGGTATGACACGGCCGATATCGGCTCGGCCCTACCTTTCATCCCGTACCACCTGTCGAGCTTCGCGACCGGCTACCTGGTCGCGGGGGCGTCCCTCGGGGCAGCGGTGGGCGCTCTCGCCGCCGGACCGCTCACCGACCGGTTCGGGCGTAAGTCCCTCCTCATCGTCGACGCCGCCATCTACGCAATCGGTGCGCTCCTCTCAGCGCTGGCGTGGAACGACATCGTCCTGCTCATCGCGCGCACGCTTATCGGCCTCGCGGTCGGAGCGGACTCCGCGATCGCCACCTCCTACATCGCCGAATTCGCTCCGCGGGAGAAGCGCGGGTCGCTGATGATCATGCAGCAGTGGATGATCACGGTCGGAATCCTCGTCTCCTACCTGATTTCCGTGCTGATCCTCAAGATTGCCCCGGGCTCGGCCGGTGGCTTCGACTGGCGGTTCATCCTCGGGCTGGGCGCTCTTCCGGCGATCCTCGCCCTCGTGTTGCGGACCGGGATGCCCGAGTCGCCCCGATGGCTGATGCTCAACGGGCGCTACGGCGACACCCAAAAAGCACTGGGGCAATTGGGATTGGAGGTCACCGAGGACGAGGTGCGCGACACGGCGAATCAGCTTGCCGAGAAGGAGCGCCAGCTTCAGCGGAAGACGCTGTGGACCACCGGCGTCAAACGCGCGCTCATCGTGGTCTGCGTCTTCTTCATCTTCCAGCAGATCACCGGCATCAACATCCCGTTCTACTACGGCCCGCAACTACTGGGTAAGTACTTCCAGGGTTCGGGGACGGCCGTGGATGCCGCCGTCGCCGGGGTCGAGGCCGCGGCGATCCTCGGCGCCGTCAACGTGGTCGCGACGTACTTCGCCTTCCGCTTCATCGACAAGACCGGCCGGCGGAAACTCTCGATGGGCGGCTACGCCGGCATGGCGATCTTCATCCTCTTCGCCTCGTGGGGTGTCGCACACCTGATGGGGCTGCCGAGGGTCTGGGTCATCATGATCGGCTTCTCGTTCTTCATCGCGTCGTTCGCCATCGGGGTCGGCGGGACGGGATGGCTGATCCAGGGCGAGGTATTCCCGACGGCGGTCCGCGGTCGTGCGGCGGCCACCGGCGCGAGCGTCGACTGGCTGGCCAACTTCGTCATCGTCCAGTGGTTCCCCACGTTGAA
This window contains:
- a CDS encoding sugar porter family MFS transporter; amino-acid sequence: MTTTSEAGQPQGEGVLAGLDSQPTTSFYWYLAVLSCIGGFLFGYDTADIGSALPFIPYHLSSFATGYLVAGASLGAAVGALAAGPLTDRFGRKSLLIVDAAIYAIGALLSALAWNDIVLLIARTLIGLAVGADSAIATSYIAEFAPREKRGSLMIMQQWMITVGILVSYLISVLILKIAPGSAGGFDWRFILGLGALPAILALVLRTGMPESPRWLMLNGRYGDTQKALGQLGLEVTEDEVRDTANQLAEKERQLQRKTLWTTGVKRALIVVCVFFIFQQITGINIPFYYGPQLLGKYFQGSGTAVDAAVAGVEAAAILGAVNVVATYFAFRFIDKTGRRKLSMGGYAGMAIFILFASWGVAHLMGLPRVWVIMIGFSFFIASFAIGVGGTGWLIQGEVFPTAVRGRAAATGASVDWLANFVIVQWFPTLNNSIGLAWVMILFAALSVLAIGFIYRFLPETKGLPLEDVTALFDRQAKGAPI